In Fusarium poae strain DAOMC 252244 chromosome Unknown contig_2, whole genome shotgun sequence, a single genomic region encodes these proteins:
- a CDS encoding uncharacterized protein (MEROPS:MER0000432) — protein MADSFAQIPSGALIQPKLFKVSIDDEKVDELKLLIKLSKIAPPTYESTQKEKNFGITHQWLTDAKAAWMKFDWRAAEKHINSYNHWIVPVQHTKGVFDVHFTGLFSKKFDAVPLVMVHGWPGSFLEFLQILSILKNRYTPETLPYHVIIPSLAGFAFSSKPPMDRDFGIEDSTRLINTLMVQLGFGSGYVAQGGDLGSVVSRQLATDYEECKAIHINLCMISEPVDDVTGEVTEAEKEGLIRGEEFMTRGSAYAITHATKPSTIGLVLSSSPLALLTWIGEKFRDWTDEEPPMDEILTSV, from the exons atGGCAGACAGCTTCGCACAAATCCCTTCTGGCGCTCTCATCCAGCCAAAGCTTTTCAAAGTCTCAATCGATGATGAAAAGGTTGATGAGCTCAAGCTGCTTATCAAGCTTAGCAAAATCGCACCGCCTACCTATGAGTCTACgcagaaggagaagaatTTTGGCATCACTCACCAATGGCTTACAGATGCTAAAGCTGCTTGGATGAAATTTGACTG GCGAGCTGCCGAAAAGCATATCAATTCATACAACCACTGGATAGTGCCTGTCCAACATACAAAAGGCGTCTTTGATGTTCATTTCACTGGTCTCTTCTCAAAGAAGTTCGACGCTGTCCCTTTGGTGATGGTTCACGGCTGGCCAGGTAGTTTCCTAGAGTTTCTACAGATCTTGTCGATTCTAAAGAATCGCTACACTCCCGAAACGCTGCCGTACCATGTTATTATTCCATCCTTGGCGGGGTTCGCCTTTTCCAGTAAACCACCGATGGACAGAGACTTTGGCATTGAAGACTCTACACGCCTGATCAATACGCTCATGGTCCAGCTGGGCTTTGGAAGTGGTTATGTCGCCCAGGGTGGTGATCTCGGGAGCGTAGTATCTCGCCAGCTCGCAACAGACTATGAAGAGTGCAAAG CCATTCATATTAACCTTTGCATGATTTCTGAACCAGTCGATGATGTCACCGGCGAGGTCACAGAAGCCGAAAAGGAAGGCCTTATACGTGGCGAAGAATTCATGACGCGAGGCTCAGCATACGCCATAACCCATGCCACCAAGCCAAGCACAATCGGTCTCGTCCTTTCATCCTCGCCCTTGGCACTTTTGACCTGGATCGGCGAGAAATTTCGCGACTGGACAGACGAAGAGCCTCCTATGGACGAGATTCTAACCTCTGTCTAA
- a CDS encoding uncharacterized protein (SECRETED:SignalP(1-16)~CAZy:CE5), whose amino-acid sequence MRAAFILSFLLASATALPTASVEQRAVAAQDVNLLKARNLLNRNDLENGDSSNCPTAILIYARGSTEPGNLGITVGPILVEAMQLAISDIWIQGVGGPYTADLAPNFLPEGTTDASIDEAKRLFQIAYDKCPDTSVVTAGYSQGTVVVGYALSELEGAVQNQVVGAALFGYTKNKQLGGRIPNYPTDKTKIFCLPTDLVCDGTLFILPAHFLYGADAAVPGPEFLVGQIQK is encoded by the exons ATGCGTGCTGCATTcatcctttcctttctcctGGCTAGCGCTACCGCCTTGCCAACAGCATCAGTCGAACAGAGAGCCGTCGCTGCCCAAGATGTCAATCTACTGAAAGCCCGAAACCTTCTCAACCGTAATGATCTTGAGAATGGTGATTCCTCCAATTGTCCCACAGCCATTTTGATCTATGCACGTGGTAGTACAGAGCCTGGTAATCTT GGAATCACGGTGGGGCCAATACTTGTAGAGGCCATGCAGCTTGCTATCTCTGATATTTGGATACAAGGTGTTGGTGGACCATACACGGCTGATCTTGCACCGAACTTCCTTCCCGAGGGGACCACCGATGCCTCCATCGATGAAGCTAAAAGACTTTTCCAAATAGCCTACGACAAGTGCCCAGATACGTCCGTCGTGACGGCTGGCTATAG TCAAGGAACGGTTGTCGTAGGATATGCACTCAGCGAGCTCGAAGGCGCGGTCCAGAATCAAGTTGTTGGGGCCGCCTTGTTTGGATATACCAAGAACAAGCAGCTCGGGGGCCGTATCCCGAACTATCCTACGGACAAAACCAAGATTTTCTGCCTGCCTACTGATCTAGTTTGCGACGGGACGTTGTTTATACTTCCTGCCCATTTTCTATATGGCGCTGATGCAGCGGTTCCAGGTCCAGAATTTCTGGTTGGGCAGATTCAGAAGTAG